The following are from one region of the Salmo salar chromosome ssa27, Ssal_v3.1, whole genome shotgun sequence genome:
- the LOC123730988 gene encoding proteasome subunit beta type-9-like, with translation MLEESSEPGWLSEEVKTGTTIIAIEFDGGVVLGSDSRVSAGETVVNRVMNKLSLLHDKIYCALSGSAADAQTIAEMVNYQLDVHSIEVGEDPQVRSAATLVKNISYKYKEELSAHLIVAGWDKRGGGQVYVTLNGLLSRQPFAVGGSGSAYVYGFVDAEYRKAMSKEDCQQFVVNTLSLAMSRDGSSGGVAYLVTIDEKGAEEKCILGNELPTFYDQ, from the exons ATGTTAGAAGAATCATCAGAGCCAGGGTGGCTATCTGAAGAAGTAAAAACCGGG ACCACCATCATTGCTATTGAGTTTGATggaggggtggtgctgggctcTGACTCTCGTGTGTCTGCTGG gGAGACTGTGGTGAACCGGGTGATGAACaagctctctctcctccatgacAAGATCTACTGCGCCCTGTCAGGCTCGGCTGCGGACGCCCAGACCATCGCTGAGATGGTTAACTACCAGCTGGATGTGCACAG CATTGAGGTTGGAGAGGATCCTCAAGTTCGTTCAGCTGCCACTCTGGTGAAAAACATCTCGTACAAGTACAAAGAAGAGCTGTCAGCACATCTCATTGTTGCCGGGTGGGACAAGCGAGGAGGGGGACAG GTGTATGTGACCCTGaatggcctgttgtccagacaaCCCTTTGCGGTTGGCGGCTCCGGAAGTGCTTATGTCTATGGGTTTGTTGATGCAGAGTACCGGAAGGCCATGAGCAAAGAGGACTGCCAACAGTTTGTTGTCAACA CACTTTCATTGGCTATGAGTCGAGATGGTTCCAGCGGAGGCGTGGCCTACCTTGTCACTATCGATGAAAAGGGTGCGGAGGAGAAATGCATTCTGGGCAATGAGTTGCCCACTTTTTATGATCAGTGA
- the abcb3 gene encoding ATP-binding cassette, sub-family B (MDR/TAP), member 3 (The RefSeq protein has 2 substitutions compared to this genomic sequence): MMLRMYAFAMAVGLCIDITTFCAPCFGESISETGPITFGTFGNAVRLWVVAGIRLVLLLGLSLLTLGSIKQVFKRWLAVHCFLAPVYETGRLMLYGGSPESAYGSLGGPSLWLLCTAAAAAAALFWETTFPDSNGESNEKQKTQNARVLFMRVLIFYRPDTLLLVGAFIFLSLAVLCEMFIPFYTGKVIDILGTQYKWNNFLTAIILMGLYSLGSSFSAGCRGGLFMCAINSFTSRMKVELFGALVKQDIGFFETIKTGDITSRLSTDTTLMARAVALNVNVLLRTLIKTVGMLSLMMSLSWKLTLLMIMETPITGLLQSVHDNYYLRLSKEVQDSMARANEAAGETVAGIRTVRSFKTERREAGRYNDRLMDTHNLKTRRDTVRAVYLLLRRLTALIMQVAMLYYGRLFIQRGQMSTGNLVSFILYQSDLADNIRTLIYIFGDMLNSVGAAGKVFEYLDREPQVSTKGTLQPETLTGHVHFNNLSFSYPTRQERKVLQGFSLELRPGQLTALVGPSGGGKSTCVSLLERFYQPQQGEILLDGLPLQSYQHHYLHRKVALVGQEPVLFSGSVKDNIAYGLADCSLERVQEAARRANAHSFISQLEKGYDTDVGERGGQLSGGEKQRIAIARALIREPQVLILDEVTSALDTESEHMVQEALASCPSQTLLVIAHRLKTIERADQIILIDQGTVQEQGTHQELMDRKGSYYKLRERLFTEDDTSH, from the exons ATGATGCTTAGAATGTGCGCGTTCGCTATGGCTGTAGGTCTATGCATTGACATAACCACATTTTGCGCACCGTGTTTTGGCGAATCTATTTCTGAAactggaccaataacatttgGTACTTTCGGAAATGCGGTGCGTCTATGGGTTGTAGCGGGGATTCGATTAGTTCTACTACTCGGTTTATCACTACTCACACTAGGATCGATAAAACCCGTATTCAAGCGCTGGTTAGCGGTGCACTGTTTCCTTGCCCCGGTCTATGAGACTGGGCGACTGATGCTGTATGGAGGTTCACCGGAGAGCGCGTATGGATCGTTGGGGGGTCCAAGTTTGTGGCTGTTGTGTACCGCggcagcagctgcagcagccTTATTTTGGGAGACAACCTTCCCTGACAGCAATGGAGAAAGTAACGAGAAACAGAAGACGCAGAATGCACGAGTGTTGTTCATGAGAGTCCTCATCTTCTACAGACCTGACACCCTCCTTTTGGTTGGGGCATTTATATTCCTGTCACTGGCTGTCCTCT GTGAGATGTTCATCCCATTCTACACTGGAAAGGTGATTGACATCTTGGGTACCCAGTACAAGTGGAATAACTTTCTCACAGCAATCATCCTCATGGGTCTTTACTCTTTGGGAAG CTCTTTCAGTGCAGGCTGTCGAGGAGGCCTCTTCATGTGTGCCATCAACAGCTTCACCTCTCGAATGAAAGTAGAACTGTTTGGGGCCCTGGTGAAGCAGGACATTGGCTTCTTTGAGACCATCAAGACAG GTGACATCACGTCCAGGCTGTCCACAGACACAACTCTGATGGCCCGGGCGGTGGCCCTAAATGTCAACGTCCTACTGAGGACCCTCATTAAGACCGTGGGTATGCTGTCGCTCATGATGAGCCTGTCCTGGAAGCTCACTCTGCTCATGATAATGGAGACGCCCATCACCGGCCTGCTGCAAAGTGTCCATGACAACTATTACCTG AGGCTCTCTAAGGAGGTTCAGGACTCTATGGCCAGGGCGAACGAGGCAGCAGGGGAAACAGTTGCGGGAATCCGGACTGTACGAAGCTTCAAAACTGAGCGACGTGAGGCTGGTCGTTATAACGACAGGTTGATGGACACCCACAATCTCAAGACCAGGCGGGACACCGTCAGGGCAGTCTACCTGCTCCTGAGAAGA CTAACAGCGCTGATAATGCAGGTGGCCATGCTGTACTATGGTAGACTGTTTATCCAGCGAGGTCAGATGAGCACTGGGAACCTGGTCTCTTTCATCCTCTACCAGTCTGACCTGGCAGACAATATCAGG ACTTTGATTTACATTTTTGGCGACATGCTGAATTCAGTGGGGGCAGCTGGTAAGGTGTTTGAGTACCTGGACAGAGAGCCCCAGGTCAGCACCAAGGGGACCCTCCAACCAGAGACCTTGACTGGACATGTCCACTtcaacaacctctccttctccTACCCTACCCGCCAGGAACGCAAAGTACTGCAG GGCTTTTCTCTGGAGCTGAGGCCGGGTCAGCTGACTGCTCTGGTGGGGCCATCAGGGGGGGGGAAGAGCACCTGTGTCAGTCTGCTGGAGAGGTTCTACCAGCCTCAGCAGGGAGAGATCCTATTGGATGGACTGCCACTGCAGAGTTACCAGCACCACTACCTACACAGGAAG GTGGCCCTAGTGGGCCAGgaacctgttctgttctctgggTCCGTCAAGGACAACATTGCCTACGGTCTGGCAGACTGCTCTCTGGAGAGGGTACAGGAAGCTGCTCGCAGAGCCAATGCCCACAGCTTCATCAGCCAACTGGAGAAGGGTTACGACACAG ATGTAGGAGAGCGGGGAGGTCAGCTGTCCGGCGGTGAGAAGCAGCGTATCGCCATCGCCAGAGCTCTGATCAGAGAGCCACAGGTCCTCATCCTGGACGAGGTCACCAGCGCACTGGACACGGAGAGCGAACACATG GTCCAGGAGGCCCTGGCTAGCTGCCCCTCTCAGACCCTGCTGGTGATCGCTCACAGGCTGAAGACCATTGAGAGGGCGGATCAGATCATTCTGATTGACCAGGGGACCGTCCAGGAGCAGGGCACTcaccaggagttgatggacaggaAGGGGAGCTACTACAAACTAAGAGAGAGACTGTTCACGGAAGACGACACGTCACATTGA